Genomic segment of Oncorhynchus gorbuscha isolate QuinsamMale2020 ecotype Even-year unplaced genomic scaffold, OgorEven_v1.0 Un_scaffold_35:::fragment_2:::debris, whole genome shotgun sequence:
ggcatcactacagacaatcccgggctgtatcccaaccggctgtgattgggagttgcatagggtggtgcacaattggcccacgtCGTCTGAGTTAGGAGAGGGTTTGcccgaggtaggccgtcattgtaaatacgaatttgttcttaactgacttgcctagttacagtaAGTAAAATAAAATCAATAAATAAAACTAGAATCCTGACCTGACcagacccctctcctctcctgcagtAACCGCATCACAGAGAGCGCTGACGTGGCCAGCCAATACGCAGTCTCCCTTCAGGAGCAGCTTCCTCCTGCAGCCAAGGACCTGATGACCAAGATTACCCAGGAGGCTGAGGTGCTGAGAGAGCGTCTGGAGCAGGACCTGGGCAGTGTCAAGGGGAAACTGGAGCCCTACGCAGAGGAGATGAAGACCCAAGTCCAGCAGAGAGTGGAGCAGCTGAAACAGGATCTGGCCCCCTATGCAGAGTCCCTGGACTCCGAGAACCTGAGGGCCACCCTGCTTCAGAAGAGTGAGGAGCTGAAGGGGAGTCTGGAGCAGAGTGTGAAGGAGCTGCAGTCCCAGCTGGGTCCCTACACGGATGAGCTGAAGCAGAAAGTGGACCTGCGCCTGCAGGACTTCCAGAAGAGAGTGGCCCCCCTGGCCGAGAACCTCCAGAGCCAGCTGACCACCAGAGCTCAGATGGTGCAGCAGAGCCTGGCCCCCTATGCTGAGGACCTGAAGGACAAGCTGGACCCCTACGCCCAGGACCTGAAGGCCCAGCTCACCGCCCTCTACCAGGCCTTCACCAACACCAACTAAATGGCCCAAACCTACACCACTTCTTGATCCTCTGAAACATTTTGAGTGATTCTGTCATACCCTGAACTGCACTGTAAAAGATGGAAACTAAACTGGGCATATGCCCAGAACatcatatttattattatttagtgCAGGGCGAAAAATGTAAACCAAACATTCACACTCAATTATTTATGTGTTTGTTTTACCTTGTTGAATAATGTCAACTTTTTATAATTTCATAAATTTTTTAAGAAGAATAAAGATATTGAAATGATGAACATATGCAAGATTGTTCTCTCATTCATTACACTCCAATTACACGTGCAATATGTCACTTAAGGACACAGGATAAGTCACAACTATGGCTGTCCccgtctcttccctgtctctgtgtgtctgtctctgtgtgtctctctctctctctttctctgtgtctctttctctgtctctctctttctatgtctctctctctctctttctctatgtctctctcgctctctctctctctgtgtctctctctctctctcttttagcaaCACAAATACTTGTGTTGAGTGTGTGAAATCCCTTTGCTTAATTAGAGACTTATTTCCTGTGCCTCCTAAGTCCAGACTGGCCCTGCTGACATTTGTTTCTCCAGCCCATGTGTCAGCAACAGGTTTATCCAAGTCTCTGTCCTTTTACATGTCAACGCTGGTAAAATGCCAATGTAACATTCAAACCCAGAAAACATGAAAATATTTGGTGGGCAAGGTGGGCACGGGCTAGCCCACACAAGCCCAACACGGCCCATCCAAAACCAAGCCCAACAGGGGCCATTCCTTACCAAGCCCAGCATGGGCTAGC
This window contains:
- the LOC124017964 gene encoding apolipoprotein A-I-like, with protein sequence MKVLAVLAIAILSGCHANLFYADEPKPQLEQLTDAFWDYVAKATKTADDTVQMIRKSQLGQDVNNRITESADVASQYAVSLQEQLPPAAKDLMTKITQEAEVLRERLEQDLGSVKGKLEPYAEEMKTQVQQRVEQLKQDLAPYAESLDSENLRATLLQKSEELKGSLEQSVKELQSQLGPYTDELKQKVDLRLQDFQKRVAPLAENLQSQLTTRAQMVQQSLAPYAEDLKDKLDPYAQDLKAQLTALYQAFTNTN